Part of the Anopheles gambiae chromosome 3, idAnoGambNW_F1_1, whole genome shotgun sequence genome is shown below.
attttttctggTGAGCTGTTCTACCGCATGCGACGTGTTCGATACCTACACATGAATGGTGTACGTATGGTAGGACTTGATATGCCCGATACCATTATAGAACTGGATGTGTCAGACAACTGGCTCTCCCGGGTTTACATTGATCCGGAAAAGAGATACAATCTGCGGAAATTGATCATGCGCAACAACCTTCTCACAAACATAGCTGGCTTCAAGTACCTCATCAAGTTGGAAGAGCTGAATCTCAGTGAAAATATGTTGCATACAGTGaactttgttgttttttctttcatacCGTACATACGTTTAATTGATCTAGCACGCAATCGTATTTTATTTACAAGTGGTGGTCAGAGTGTGATTTCACTTGATTTTCTCGAAACACTGAACATGGCAGAAAACAAGCTTACCACACTAGATATAGGAGTATGGATTTTTCCTTCACTGTTAACGTTAAATCTTACAGGAAATCCTATCGGACTATTATCTTTGTCAAATCATTACTCCTTTTCGCGCTTGACAAATATTTTACTATAGTAATTTTCTGGATTTTTTGAACAGCAGATAGTTCTTAAGATACGAACAATTAAAGGTGACATGATTTACCGTTTGTAAGCCTAATATATTAATGTAACTTTATAAATGTTCGTAGCAAATACAATGCAAAATATCAGATTGTTTTGGATttcatttaattcaattatattatttgttttacagaaaaataaaaaaataaataattaacttCAGTGAGTAAAACAGatggttttattaattttagttAGTTTCTATATTACTCATTGTGCATTTTGCAACCATTCCCATGGCAAAAAGAAATTTTTCTTGTATACTTCGGAATGCTCTCAAAGTATAACTACTTTGCAACAAATTAGCATATTTATTGACTTTCGTTGCAAAAAGATGGTGCTCACAAAGTAGATTTTCGCGCCCGCTATTCAGTCCTTACACCCTTTCTAGTTATGATTATTTCTTCAGTTCGGAAATGCCTGGGGACttaaacattttgaatttttttatttgtttatttatttattaatttatttatttaaaattggcCACCAAAGTGGATTAACAAAGTATGTACTTTCTTTTAAAGCTTGTTGCAGTAGCCAAAGCTTATTTTAATTACTAATTTGCTACACAggtattatttataaaaaggtaatattattatttttaatactaTTTTAATCATTAAAGGGCCGATACGAACTGTGCCGTTTCTTctgcattaaaaaataaatgaaaaattaattaataatatgAAGATTCTAAAACTTA
Proteins encoded:
- the LOC3292317 gene encoding dynein axonemal assembly factor 1 homolog; translated protein: MTSIGVLKLTIIASLCVFVKGRYSHVSCQVVENKWCTVQRLQITDRTNVRSLVFPDDRYEKIRIGQYYSFINTDSIIVIFSGELFYRMRRVRYLHMNGVRMVGLDMPDTIIELDVSDNWLSRVYIDPEKRYNLRKLIMRNNLLTNIAGFKYLIKLEELNLSENMLHTVNFVVFSFIPYIRLIDLARNRILFTSGGQSVISLDFLETLNMAENKLTTLDIGVWIFPSLLTLNLTGNPIGLLSLSNHYSFSRLTNILL